In Aspergillus fumigatus Af293 chromosome 2, whole genome shotgun sequence, a genomic segment contains:
- a CDS encoding putative pyrimidine 5'-nucleotidase: protein MATTECPTGAVPDPDSRPVFFFDIDNCVCISIAPYICCSLAYSQADMEVLRSSILEVRSPADSSAPMRTDMATADCNIHDEMQKLIHQFFVKHLSLSAEDAHMLHQKYYKEYGLAIQGLTRHHTIDPLEFNREVDDALPLDNILKPDPKLRKLLEDIDKSKVKLWLLTNAYISHAQRVIRLLKVDDLFEGITFCDYSRPPLICKPSQDMYEKAEIEAGVPSTEQCYFVDDSHLNCKHAADRGWTTVHLVEPTLPVPRVPASQYMIRSLEELRTLFPQFFKANMA from the exons ATGGCGACTACGGAATGTCCCACTGGGGCAGTACCTGATCCTGACTCAAGGCCAGTTTTCTTCTTTGACATAGACAATTGTGTATGTATATCCATTGCTCCTTATATCTGCTGCTCTTTGGCATATTCCCAGGCTGATATGGAAGTCTTGCGCAGCTCTATTCTCGAGGTCAGGAGCCCCGCCGACTCGAGCGCTCCGATGAGGACTGACATGGCCACCGCAGATTGCAACATCCATGATGAGATGCAGAAATTGATCC ACCAGTTCTTCGTCAAGCACCTCTCCCTCTCTGCTGAAGATGCCCACATGCTCCACCAGAAATACTACAAGGAGTACGGTCTTGCGATTCAGGGCCTCACACGTCACCACACCATTGACCCTCTTGAATTCAATCGTGAAGTCGACGACGCCCTCCCCTTGGACAATATCCTCAAGCCAGATCCCAAATTGCGCAAGTTACTCGAGGACATTGACAAGTCCAAAGTGAAGCTGTGGCTGCTCACAAACGCTTACATCTCACATGCTCAACGTGTCATCAGGTTGTTGAAGGTGGATGATCTGTTCGAGGGCATCACATTCTGCGACTATTCGCGGCCACCGCTCATCTGCAAGCCATCCCAGGATATGTACGAGAAGGCGGAGATTGAAGCCGGGGTGCCGAGCACAGAGCAGTGCTACTTTGTTG ACGACTCGCACTTGAACTGCAAACACGCCGCGGATCGTGGCTGGACTACTGTCCACCTCGTCGAACCGACGCTCCCGGTGCCTCGGGTTCCGGCCTCGCAATACATGATTCGCAGccttgaggagctgcggACACTGTTCCCGCAGTTCTTTAAGGCTAATATGGCATGA